One genomic segment of Acinetobacter oleivorans DR1 includes these proteins:
- the coq7 gene encoding 2-polyprenyl-3-methyl-6-methoxy-1,4-benzoquinone monooxygenase: MRHYTGIDQLINSFDQALRSLVPGATAAQRQNPAESVEAKLGVEDARHVAGLMRVNHSGEVCAQALYHGQALTAKLPNVRKEMQQAAIEEQDHLAWCEVRLKELNSHTSLLNPIWYGLSYGMGALAGIAGDKYSLGFVAETERQVSLHLQDHLNQLPAQDDRSRKILEQMNEDELHHRHTALEAGGVELPYAVKITMTAISKLMTKTSYYL, translated from the coding sequence ATGCGCCACTATACTGGAATTGATCAGCTCATTAACTCTTTTGATCAAGCATTACGTAGTCTTGTTCCGGGTGCAACCGCAGCACAGCGCCAAAATCCGGCCGAATCGGTTGAAGCAAAACTAGGAGTAGAAGATGCTCGCCATGTCGCAGGTTTAATGCGTGTTAACCATAGTGGTGAAGTATGCGCACAAGCCCTTTATCATGGACAAGCATTAACGGCGAAATTGCCAAATGTACGCAAAGAAATGCAACAAGCAGCAATTGAAGAACAAGATCATTTAGCGTGGTGTGAAGTTCGTTTAAAAGAGCTAAATAGTCATACCAGTTTATTAAACCCAATTTGGTATGGGCTTTCGTATGGCATGGGCGCACTTGCTGGTATTGCGGGTGACAAATATAGCTTAGGTTTTGTGGCCGAAACCGAACGCCAAGTGAGCCTTCATTTACAAGATCATTTAAACCAGTTACCTGCTCAAGATGATCGTTCTCGTAAAATTTTAGAGCAAATGAATGAAGATGAATTACATCATCGCCATACAGCGCTTGAAGCAGGTGGTGTTGAATTACCATATGCAGTAAAAATTACGATGACTGCGATTTCAAAGCTAATGACAAAAACTAGTTATTACCTTTAA
- the kdpB gene encoding potassium-transporting ATPase subunit KdpB codes for MKMNTQTHVNSHKQTMAVPNFEVWKNAFVKLLPQHAIKNPVMAIVWLGTVVTGISTILGYTTLLFGLVVTAILFITILFANYAEAVAEARGRGQASSLRAARENLTARRLNSLTDRQTTQIAATELHLNDFIEVHAGELVPADGEIVEGFATINESAVTGESAPVLREAGTDRSGVIGGTKVLTDRIVVQVTAESGQSFLDRMIALVEGSNRQKTPNEIALGFLLMVMTITFLIVVISLPFIAKYLHIELDPVVLVALLVCLIPTTIGGLLPAIGIAGMNRALKANVLAKSGKAVEVAGDIDVLLLDKTGTITYGDRQATSFYPLTSVTESELRAAAWVSSLADPTPEGKSIVKLAKEQGLKQQEPEQAEFISFSASTRISGVNLPNGEQIRKGALDAILKFVDEDYLQDLELKARVEQVAKKGATPLVVANQHHVLGVIELSDVIKHGIKERFARLREMGIKTVMVTGDNPLTAAAIAAEAGVDDYIAEAKPEDKLTCIRTEQQQGRLVAMVGDGTNDAPALAQADIGLAMNSGTQAAKEAGNMVDLDSDPTKLLAVVEIGKQQLITRGALTTFSLANDVSKYFAILPALFAAAIPQMQVLNVMHLASPSSAILSALIFNAIIIPLLIPIALRGVKFKPSTATQLLRRNMLIYGVGGVVLPFIAIKAIDVVIVQLFGL; via the coding sequence GTGAAAATGAATACACAAACTCATGTAAATAGCCATAAACAAACCATGGCAGTGCCAAATTTTGAAGTTTGGAAAAATGCATTTGTGAAACTGCTACCGCAGCATGCAATTAAAAATCCTGTGATGGCAATTGTATGGCTTGGAACAGTAGTTACAGGCATTAGTACAATCTTGGGTTACACCACGCTGTTATTTGGTTTAGTGGTTACAGCAATTCTGTTTATTACCATTTTATTTGCTAACTATGCTGAAGCAGTTGCAGAGGCCAGAGGTCGTGGACAGGCATCTTCATTACGTGCAGCAAGAGAAAATTTAACGGCTCGAAGACTCAACTCTTTGACAGACCGTCAAACCACTCAAATTGCAGCTACTGAACTTCATTTAAATGATTTCATTGAAGTACATGCAGGTGAGCTTGTTCCTGCCGACGGTGAGATTGTAGAAGGCTTTGCCACTATTAATGAATCAGCTGTTACAGGTGAGTCAGCACCCGTGCTACGTGAAGCTGGAACAGACCGTTCAGGTGTTATTGGCGGAACCAAAGTTCTTACAGATCGTATTGTTGTGCAAGTGACTGCTGAATCTGGTCAAAGTTTCTTAGACCGTATGATTGCTTTGGTTGAAGGCTCAAATCGCCAAAAAACACCGAATGAGATTGCACTTGGCTTCTTGTTAATGGTGATGACAATCACGTTTTTAATTGTCGTGATTAGCTTGCCATTTATTGCCAAGTATTTGCATATTGAACTTGATCCAGTCGTGCTCGTAGCGCTGTTGGTCTGCTTGATTCCAACAACCATTGGTGGCTTGTTACCTGCGATTGGTATTGCGGGGATGAACCGTGCACTCAAAGCCAATGTTTTGGCGAAATCGGGGAAAGCGGTCGAAGTTGCGGGTGACATTGATGTGCTTTTACTCGATAAAACAGGAACCATTACCTATGGTGACCGTCAAGCGACTTCTTTTTATCCTTTAACTTCGGTAACCGAGTCTGAGTTGAGAGCTGCTGCTTGGGTAAGTTCACTTGCCGACCCAACACCAGAAGGGAAATCTATTGTTAAGTTAGCAAAAGAGCAAGGCTTAAAACAGCAAGAACCTGAGCAAGCCGAATTTATTTCTTTTAGTGCTTCGACTCGAATTTCCGGTGTGAATTTACCGAATGGTGAGCAAATTCGTAAAGGAGCTTTAGATGCGATCTTGAAGTTTGTAGATGAAGATTATTTGCAAGATTTAGAGTTGAAAGCACGTGTTGAGCAAGTTGCTAAAAAAGGGGCAACACCATTGGTTGTCGCAAATCAACATCATGTATTGGGCGTAATTGAACTCTCAGATGTAATTAAACACGGCATTAAAGAGCGTTTTGCTCGTTTAAGAGAAATGGGTATTAAAACCGTTATGGTCACAGGTGATAACCCATTAACTGCCGCCGCGATCGCTGCTGAAGCTGGTGTAGATGATTATATTGCCGAAGCAAAACCAGAAGATAAATTGACTTGTATTCGTACTGAACAACAACAAGGTCGTTTAGTTGCGATGGTCGGTGACGGAACCAACGATGCACCAGCACTAGCACAAGCCGATATTGGCTTAGCCATGAACTCAGGTACACAAGCTGCAAAAGAAGCTGGCAATATGGTCGATTTAGACTCTGACCCAACCAAACTACTCGCTGTGGTTGAGATTGGGAAACAGCAGCTGATTACCCGTGGTGCTTTAACAACATTTTCGTTAGCAAACGACGTCTCTAAATACTTTGCCATCTTGCCTGCATTGTTCGCTGCTGCGATTCCACAAATGCAAGTATTGAATGTAATGCACTTAGCAAGTCCAAGTAGTGCGATTTTATCTGCATTAATTTTTAACGCGATTATTATCCCGTTATTAATTCCAATTGCACTCCGAGGCGTGAAATTTAAACCTTCAACTGCAACTCAGTTACTACGTCGAAATATGTTGATTTATGGGGTGGGCGGTGTGGTTCTACCATTCATTGCCATTAAAGCGATTGATGTAGTGATTGTTCAATTATTTGGTTTGTAA
- the kdpC gene encoding potassium-transporting ATPase subunit KdpC has product MKTYAQNSEANLGQTLRASLGLLIFTLVGCGAVYSAIATGAGQVLFNNQANGSLIEIDHKVLGSKLVAQPFVGEAYFHPRPSAVAYDPMAMAGTNLARTNPELQQQIDAQILAVKKQDHIGNAPIPSDLVTKSGSGIDPHISPESAQLQVARVAQARHLDPKIVEELLQKHIEPKQFGVLGQARVNVLELNIALDQLQSTH; this is encoded by the coding sequence ATGAAAACTTATGCACAAAATTCAGAAGCAAATTTGGGTCAGACCTTAAGAGCATCTTTGGGATTATTAATTTTTACTCTGGTGGGTTGTGGCGCTGTTTATAGTGCGATTGCTACAGGCGCGGGACAGGTTTTATTCAACAATCAAGCCAATGGCAGTTTGATTGAAATAGATCATAAGGTTTTAGGGTCAAAATTAGTCGCTCAGCCATTTGTTGGAGAGGCTTATTTTCATCCACGTCCTTCGGCAGTCGCTTATGATCCGATGGCTATGGCAGGTACAAATTTAGCTCGTACTAATCCTGAACTACAGCAACAAATTGATGCTCAGATTCTTGCGGTGAAAAAACAAGATCACATAGGTAATGCACCGATTCCAAGTGATTTGGTGACTAAATCAGGGAGCGGTATCGATCCGCATATTAGTCCTGAATCTGCTCAGTTACAGGTTGCTCGAGTGGCTCAAGCTCGTCATTTAGACCCTAAGATTGTGGAAGAGCTTTTGCAAAAGCATATTGAACCGAAGCAGTTTGGTGTATTGGGGCAAGCTCGTGTTAATGTATTAGAACTCAATATTGCTTTAGATCAATTACAATCTACACATTAA
- a CDS encoding glutamine synthetase family protein yields MSTHIYPSLNLQNPHFKAFKISDDFIPPTQPHIFNSELFLKEVDDYLNLYPHTQHIDICLHDLNGHIRGKRIDVKSLKNLSNGCYFPLSVYAMSLDGKVIEETGLGKYIGEPDRLCLPILGSLQPSALSPELNAQLFLSMQEEDGSDCHYEPRNILKKLLNQLHATNYFPVMAAELEFYLFSPQHQSEAYLENQCFDIDAPNNYQQVLDEVEKAALLQSIEITAIVAESSPGQYELNLQHSHDILKLCDQINALKRIVKQVARKHDLTACFMAKPNLAKAGSGMHFHMSLLNQYHENIFSSEEEKDKLSVKLLNAISGLIELMPASMAILAPNINSYRRFKIGHHVPLEANWDTNNRNVAIRIPCSDVQNQRLEYRVSGADCNPYLVAATILAGVSYGLSHKLPLPKPAHLLKFQDEHILLANNQPEALKIFKGSLILKGYLGADFVEHWYTVKQAEYQNIYSQMTEAEQHWDI; encoded by the coding sequence ATGAGTACGCATATTTACCCAAGTTTAAACTTACAAAATCCTCACTTTAAGGCATTTAAAATATCAGATGATTTTATTCCTCCAACACAACCTCATATTTTCAATTCCGAGCTTTTTTTAAAAGAGGTTGATGATTATTTAAATTTATATCCTCATACCCAACACATTGATATTTGTCTGCACGACTTAAACGGACATATTCGAGGGAAACGGATTGATGTTAAAAGTTTAAAGAATCTCTCTAATGGATGTTATTTTCCACTTTCTGTGTATGCTATGAGCCTTGATGGAAAAGTGATTGAAGAGACAGGTTTAGGAAAATATATTGGTGAACCAGACAGACTTTGCTTGCCCATTTTAGGCAGCTTGCAACCAAGTGCATTATCTCCTGAATTGAATGCTCAACTTTTCCTATCAATGCAAGAAGAAGATGGTTCAGATTGTCATTATGAACCACGTAATATATTAAAAAAATTATTAAATCAGTTACATGCTACCAATTATTTTCCTGTTATGGCTGCCGAACTAGAGTTTTATCTTTTCTCACCTCAGCATCAGTCTGAAGCATATTTAGAAAACCAATGTTTTGATATAGATGCACCGAATAACTATCAACAAGTTCTAGATGAAGTTGAGAAAGCAGCCCTACTTCAATCTATTGAAATTACCGCTATTGTTGCGGAGTCATCACCTGGACAATATGAATTAAACCTCCAACATAGCCATGATATTTTAAAGCTCTGCGATCAAATTAATGCTTTAAAAAGAATTGTAAAGCAAGTCGCAAGAAAGCATGACTTAACTGCCTGTTTCATGGCAAAGCCTAACTTAGCAAAGGCTGGCAGTGGCATGCATTTTCATATGAGTCTGCTTAATCAATACCATGAAAATATATTTAGCTCAGAAGAAGAAAAAGATAAGCTTTCCGTCAAATTACTAAACGCGATTAGTGGACTCATTGAGTTAATGCCTGCATCCATGGCGATTTTAGCGCCTAATATTAATTCTTATAGACGTTTTAAAATTGGTCATCATGTGCCATTAGAAGCCAATTGGGATACCAATAACCGTAATGTCGCAATTCGCATTCCATGCTCAGATGTACAAAATCAACGTTTAGAATATCGTGTTTCTGGAGCCGACTGTAACCCCTATCTGGTTGCAGCGACTATTTTAGCTGGTGTGTCTTATGGCTTATCTCACAAGTTACCACTGCCAAAACCTGCACATCTTTTAAAATTTCAAGACGAGCATATTTTATTAGCCAACAACCAACCAGAAGCCTTAAAAATATTTAAAGGAAGTCTTATTTTAAAAGGATATTTAGGCGCTGACTTTGTCGAGCATTGGTACACAGTGAAACAAGCTGAATATCAAAATATTTACAGCCAAATGACTGAGGCAGAACAACATTGGGATATATAA
- a CDS encoding sensor histidine kinase, whose protein sequence is MQSNRENQAEALLNHVNRYQAGRLTVFLGAAPGVGKTYAMLARAKELFQQGTDVVVGIVETHGRIETLKILEGLPEIARKEMQYQGHTLEEMDLDAILLRHPEIVLVDELAHRNVPNSRHERRWQDVNELLDAGIDVFTTINIQHLESLNDVVYQITGIRVNETVPDRVFDRIRDIRLIDLPVSELIERLHQGKVYVPEQANLALQGFFSISNLTALRELAMQCVAEHVDSDLKESYASKGLKSISLQNELMIAIDGQGSSEYLVRAGCRLAERNGATWTVVNVAKSLDFGQSSANSYKKEYIEIDRAFELARQLGGRTEVLYGHRVASVLMDAAVDRGISNLVIGKSISPWWLKLFKKNLAQQLLNQENSIALTILHPEQGTKKINQIEKPSFLSLKESIFVLAVTCASIFIAHFAEVLLGIEDFSVIFIISVLIVATKTRMLAAVVAALICFLAYNFFFIAPRFTLQISAHQGVVTVVAFFAAALIAGRLASQLRQQVLSLKAANAYTTVMQDLARKLSSAVNLEEVMQTGRMTLETQLQTKVWISIQERVISSDIELSDKEKVAADWCLKHQQPCGRFTDTLSQSNWWFLPLLEQKNSLGIVGIYFKDDVVSLNFEQKKLTESVIEYIAQAALRTQLVNELEQAKVTSETERLRSALLSSVSHDLRSPLASIIGAADTLAHFKADMSEQDQQDLLETIHLEGERLDRYIQNLLDMTRLGHEGLSLKRDWIGVDELIGSATRRLKRYKPDTQVSVELPEQAISLYVHPALVEQAIFNVLENAANFSPPDEPVMIRAQLSSEDEVKIEIEDKGAGIPEDERNRIFDMFYTMERGDRGKFGTGLGLTIVKAIIGAHMGTIEAFSGRQNKGTLIQIRLPIHPVKE, encoded by the coding sequence GTGCAAAGCAATCGCGAAAATCAGGCTGAGGCCTTATTAAATCATGTCAACAGATATCAAGCCGGTCGACTAACGGTCTTTTTAGGTGCGGCACCGGGTGTTGGAAAAACCTATGCCATGCTTGCCCGCGCCAAAGAGTTATTTCAACAGGGCACAGATGTTGTTGTGGGGATAGTTGAAACCCATGGAAGAATAGAAACTCTAAAAATTTTGGAAGGCTTACCTGAAATTGCTAGAAAGGAAATGCAATATCAGGGTCATACATTAGAAGAAATGGACTTGGATGCTATTCTGCTTCGGCATCCAGAAATTGTTTTAGTCGATGAGTTGGCTCATCGCAACGTCCCAAATAGTCGTCATGAACGACGTTGGCAAGATGTCAATGAATTGCTAGACGCAGGTATTGATGTATTTACGACCATTAATATTCAGCATTTAGAAAGCCTAAATGATGTGGTCTACCAGATTACGGGGATTCGAGTAAATGAAACGGTACCAGATCGGGTATTTGATCGTATTCGAGACATTCGCTTAATTGATTTACCCGTCAGTGAGCTCATTGAAAGGCTCCACCAAGGAAAAGTCTATGTGCCAGAGCAAGCAAATCTGGCATTGCAAGGCTTTTTTAGCATTTCAAATTTAACAGCATTACGTGAACTTGCAATGCAATGCGTTGCTGAGCATGTCGATTCAGATTTAAAAGAGAGCTATGCCTCTAAGGGTTTGAAGTCTATCTCGCTGCAAAATGAACTGATGATTGCGATAGACGGACAAGGTTCTTCTGAATATTTAGTCCGAGCAGGTTGTCGATTAGCAGAGCGTAATGGTGCTACATGGACGGTAGTGAATGTTGCTAAAAGTCTGGACTTTGGTCAGAGTTCAGCAAATTCATATAAAAAAGAATATATTGAGATCGATCGTGCGTTTGAATTGGCTCGGCAACTCGGTGGTCGCACAGAGGTTTTATATGGCCATCGAGTTGCGTCAGTATTAATGGATGCCGCCGTTGATCGAGGTATTTCCAATCTAGTCATTGGTAAAAGTATTTCGCCGTGGTGGTTAAAGTTATTTAAGAAAAATTTAGCACAGCAATTATTAAATCAAGAAAACTCGATTGCTTTAACCATTTTGCACCCAGAACAGGGTACCAAAAAAATCAATCAGATTGAAAAGCCATCATTTTTATCATTAAAAGAAAGTATTTTTGTTCTAGCGGTTACATGTGCAAGTATTTTTATAGCTCACTTTGCCGAAGTTCTCTTAGGTATTGAAGATTTTTCTGTCATTTTTATTATTTCAGTTTTAATTGTAGCAACGAAAACTAGAATGCTTGCTGCGGTAGTAGCCGCTCTTATTTGTTTCTTGGCCTATAATTTTTTCTTTATTGCCCCACGTTTTACCTTACAAATTTCAGCACACCAAGGTGTAGTTACCGTTGTAGCTTTTTTTGCGGCAGCTTTAATCGCTGGGCGTTTGGCCTCTCAATTACGTCAGCAGGTTTTATCTTTAAAAGCTGCAAATGCTTACACTACGGTAATGCAAGACTTAGCACGTAAACTTTCTAGTGCAGTAAATCTTGAAGAAGTTATGCAAACAGGTCGTATGACTTTAGAAACCCAACTTCAAACGAAGGTGTGGATTTCTATTCAAGAGAGAGTCATTTCATCTGATATAGAGCTAAGCGATAAAGAAAAAGTTGCGGCAGATTGGTGCTTAAAACATCAACAACCGTGCGGACGTTTTACCGATACACTCAGCCAGTCGAATTGGTGGTTTTTACCACTTTTAGAGCAAAAAAATAGCCTAGGTATAGTGGGAATTTATTTTAAGGATGATGTGGTTTCTCTAAATTTTGAGCAAAAGAAACTGACGGAAAGTGTAATTGAGTATATTGCACAAGCAGCACTGAGAACTCAATTGGTCAATGAACTTGAACAAGCAAAAGTCACCAGTGAAACAGAGCGATTACGTTCTGCTTTATTATCTTCGGTATCGCATGATTTACGTTCACCGCTTGCTTCTATTATTGGTGCAGCAGACACACTCGCCCATTTTAAAGCTGATATGTCAGAACAAGACCAACAGGATTTACTCGAAACCATTCATTTAGAAGGCGAACGCTTAGATCGTTATATTCAAAACCTACTTGATATGACACGTTTGGGGCATGAAGGTCTATCTTTAAAAAGAGACTGGATTGGTGTGGATGAATTAATTGGTTCTGCAACCCGCCGTTTAAAGCGCTATAAACCAGATACTCAAGTGTCGGTTGAATTACCTGAACAAGCGATTAGTTTATATGTACACCCAGCACTGGTAGAGCAAGCCATTTTTAATGTTTTAGAAAATGCCGCAAACTTTTCACCTCCAGATGAACCAGTCATGATTCGTGCTCAACTTTCATCAGAAGATGAAGTAAAAATAGAAATTGAAGATAAAGGTGCTGGAATCCCTGAAGACGAAAGAAACCGCATTTTTGATATGTTTTACACCATGGAGCGCGGAGACCGTGGAAAATTTGGTACAGGTTTAGGGCTTACAATTGTAAAAGCGATTATTGGTGCTCATATGGGTACAATAGAAGCATTTTCAGGGCGCCAAAATAAAGGTACTTTAATTCAAATCAGATTACCCATTCATCCAGTAAAAGAATAA
- the kdpA gene encoding potassium-transporting ATPase subunit KdpA: MLELILVLFIAIFLAWCLGKYLSKVMTNQPMWGDGLFRWIENPVYRLLGISPQQQMNWKQYSLAFVVSCVVLAVAVFAIFMTQAWLPLNPNHAPNMSWDLALHTVISFLTNTNQQHYSGQAQLSYLSQMTGIVGLQVITPMMGLALVVATLRAFFYQRPNHIAADVAEQPDQILIGNYWADVIRPTVRFLLPLCFVWSLLLNSQGVPATFQGGPEVQLIDKANTVQTQKIPLGPVAPMVAIKQLGSNGGGWYGPNSSVPLENPTPLSNLLEMIAILLIPLTVIFMVGHFTQRKKFAYFVFGSMLFMSIISGAAAVWSESMSSTASQLAVMEGKEQRFGPAASAVWAAITTQVNNGSVNMMHDSSAPLTGLVELINMLINAIWGGVGCGLQQFMIYLLLAVFIAGLMTGRTPELFGRKIEAAEIKLLAIIILIQPLVILAFTALSLSVPGISGISNPGLHGISQVFYEYVSAFANNGSGFEGLGDNTVWWNVTCSIALLLGRFPTLILPLMIATRLAAKRKAPETAGSLQVETPTFALTLITIVVLLTLLQFMPVLVLGPIADQLLLVKG; the protein is encoded by the coding sequence ATGTTAGAACTTATACTTGTTTTATTTATTGCTATTTTTCTAGCATGGTGCCTCGGAAAATATCTATCCAAAGTGATGACAAATCAGCCAATGTGGGGTGATGGATTATTTCGCTGGATTGAAAATCCTGTTTATCGCTTGTTAGGTATATCTCCACAACAACAAATGAACTGGAAACAATATTCTCTAGCATTTGTTGTTAGCTGTGTTGTTCTAGCTGTAGCCGTTTTTGCTATTTTTATGACGCAAGCATGGCTACCATTAAATCCAAATCATGCACCAAATATGAGTTGGGATTTAGCATTACACACGGTTATTTCATTTTTAACTAATACCAATCAACAGCATTATTCTGGTCAAGCTCAGTTATCTTATTTGTCGCAAATGACAGGTATTGTGGGCTTGCAAGTCATTACTCCAATGATGGGGCTGGCTTTGGTGGTCGCGACCTTAAGAGCTTTCTTTTATCAACGTCCTAACCATATTGCAGCAGATGTTGCCGAGCAGCCAGATCAAATTTTAATTGGTAATTATTGGGCAGATGTAATTCGCCCTACAGTCCGATTCTTACTTCCGCTCTGTTTTGTCTGGTCTTTATTGCTCAACAGCCAAGGCGTACCAGCGACTTTCCAAGGCGGGCCAGAAGTACAGCTGATTGATAAAGCCAATACAGTTCAAACCCAAAAAATTCCTTTAGGGCCAGTTGCACCAATGGTAGCGATTAAGCAATTGGGTAGTAATGGTGGTGGTTGGTATGGTCCAAATAGTAGTGTGCCTTTAGAAAATCCAACACCACTTTCTAATTTATTAGAAATGATTGCGATATTACTTATTCCACTTACCGTGATTTTTATGGTGGGACATTTTACCCAGCGTAAAAAGTTTGCTTACTTTGTGTTTGGTAGCATGCTTTTCATGTCGATTATTTCAGGTGCAGCGGCTGTCTGGTCTGAGAGTATGTCATCGACAGCATCTCAACTTGCCGTAATGGAAGGTAAAGAACAACGATTTGGACCAGCCGCATCAGCAGTTTGGGCAGCGATCACTACGCAGGTGAATAACGGTTCGGTCAATATGATGCATGATTCTTCTGCGCCGCTTACTGGGCTGGTTGAACTCATCAACATGTTGATTAATGCGATTTGGGGTGGTGTGGGCTGTGGTCTACAACAGTTTATGATTTATCTATTACTTGCAGTATTTATTGCAGGTTTAATGACAGGCCGTACCCCTGAATTGTTTGGGCGCAAGATTGAAGCAGCAGAAATTAAATTGCTCGCGATTATTATCTTGATTCAACCTTTAGTCATTCTTGCATTCACCGCATTAAGCCTCAGCGTTCCAGGCATATCTGGAATTAGTAATCCGGGACTACATGGTATTAGCCAAGTGTTCTACGAATATGTTTCTGCATTTGCCAACAATGGTTCAGGTTTTGAAGGTCTTGGAGACAACACTGTATGGTGGAATGTCACTTGTAGTATCGCTCTACTGTTAGGACGTTTTCCGACCTTAATTTTGCCATTAATGATTGCGACACGTTTAGCAGCAAAAAGAAAAGCACCCGAAACAGCAGGTAGTCTTCAAGTTGAAACTCCAACCTTTGCTTTAACGCTGATTACGATTGTTGTGTTGCTTACCTTATTACAATTTATGCCAGTTCTTGTCCTTGGGCCAATTGCCGATCAACTTTTGTTGGTTAAAGGCTAA
- a CDS encoding response regulator, which produces MITSETSPVETRIVIIDDEPQIRKFLDIALRTQKYKTTLCETGYKGLETLATQGADLVILDLGLPDLDGKEVLQELRSWSNVPVIVLSVRADEYEKVALLDAGANDYMTKPFSVQELLARIRVILRNQPIQQEAHIYDDGYLKVDVTQRLVWVEQQPITLTRKEFQLLTLLMRYQGQLLTQPQLLKELWGPTHQEDTHYLRILVGKLRSKLGDNAIQPRYIATEPGVGLRFLAQQKNH; this is translated from the coding sequence ATGATAACTTCAGAAACATCTCCTGTAGAAACACGTATTGTGATTATTGATGATGAGCCGCAAATCCGTAAATTTTTAGACATCGCCTTAAGAACACAAAAATACAAAACCACGCTCTGTGAGACCGGTTACAAAGGCCTAGAAACTTTGGCGACCCAAGGTGCTGACTTGGTTATTCTTGACCTAGGCTTACCCGATTTAGACGGGAAAGAAGTACTCCAAGAATTACGTAGCTGGTCGAATGTGCCTGTTATTGTGTTATCTGTACGTGCCGATGAATATGAAAAAGTTGCTCTGCTCGATGCTGGCGCAAATGATTACATGACCAAGCCTTTTAGTGTGCAAGAGCTTTTGGCGCGCATACGTGTCATTTTAAGAAACCAACCGATTCAGCAAGAAGCACATATTTATGACGATGGCTACCTTAAAGTCGATGTCACGCAACGTTTAGTTTGGGTTGAGCAACAGCCAATTACTTTAACTCGAAAAGAATTTCAACTTTTGACACTATTAATGCGCTATCAAGGACAGCTTTTAACACAGCCACAGCTTTTAAAAGAACTTTGGGGGCCAACTCATCAGGAAGATACTCACTATTTACGTATTTTGGTGGGTAAGTTACGTAGTAAACTGGGGGATAACGCGATTCAACCACGCTATATTGCTACTGAACCTGGTGTTGGATTGCGTTTTTTAGCTCAACAGAAAAATCATTAA
- a CDS encoding DUF2799 domain-containing protein, protein MKNIGLAILAISLSGCAAMSVEECKTANWSLVGEKDGSKGSSPRLDQYYKACGKANIVPDQKSYERGYKEGLGYYCQPTNIFYSALEGSGNINVCPVEQRNRLRPYYQAASDYYNAKNEYDRYDEKFKQYSDSAYNEKLKPEERERYRKLLRELQNDRDRINRNYWNSIRDIERFKYDHGLK, encoded by the coding sequence ATGAAAAATATCGGTTTAGCCATTCTAGCAATCAGCCTTTCAGGTTGTGCTGCAATGAGCGTAGAAGAATGTAAGACTGCGAATTGGTCATTAGTGGGTGAGAAAGATGGTTCAAAAGGTTCGTCGCCACGTTTAGATCAATATTACAAAGCATGTGGAAAAGCCAATATTGTTCCAGATCAAAAGTCATATGAACGTGGGTATAAAGAAGGTTTAGGGTATTATTGTCAGCCAACAAATATTTTTTATAGTGCTTTAGAAGGTAGTGGCAATATCAATGTGTGCCCAGTCGAGCAGCGTAATCGTTTAAGACCGTATTATCAGGCAGCTTCCGACTACTATAATGCAAAAAATGAATATGATCGTTATGACGAAAAGTTTAAGCAATATTCTGACAGTGCTTATAACGAAAAATTAAAGCCAGAAGAGCGTGAACGTTATCGTAAGCTTTTAAGAGAATTACAAAATGATCGTGACCGTATTAATCGAAACTATTGGAACTCAATTCGAGATATCGAGCGTTTTAAATACGATCACGGCTTAAAATAA